One Streptomyces sp. NBC_01217 genomic region harbors:
- a CDS encoding hydantoinase B/oxoprolinase family protein yields MTGRWEFWIDRGGTFTDVVGRDPDGHLVTRKLLSHDPERYRDAAVAGIRGLLGLGPTDPVPADRVGAVKIGTTVATNALLERRGEPTVLVITEGFRDALRIAYQNRPRLFDRRILLPEAVYERVIEVPERIDAHGRIVTPLDLEAVAGRLRAARADGLRSAAVVLMHGYRHPGHEIAVAAAAREAGFTQVSCSHEVSPLIKLVPRGDTTVVDAYLSPILRRYVDEVARELDGIRLMFMQSNGGLREAAHFRGKDAVLSGPAGGVVGMARTSGQAGYRRVIGFDMGGTSTDVSHYAGEFERELGTQVAGVRMRAPMMNIHTVAAGGGSVLHFDGHRYRVGPDSAGAVPGPACYRRGGPLTVTDANVMLGRVQPAHFPAVFGPDGDLPLDADLVRARFDALAEDVARATGTRRTAAEVAAGFLEIAVLNMANAVKKISVQRGHDITRYALTGFGGAGGQHVCAVADALGIDTVLVPPLAGVLSAYGIGLADATAMREQSVEAELNEATRAEVGGLCEELAARTRAELRADAIPDSAISTHARVLLRYAGTDASLPVDLDTAPAMAEAFTARHRARYAFTMDKPLVVEAVSVEATGTAGQHEPRPVGRTPRASAKPRPCDTVTMFADGRWQDTPLHRREELHPADIVTGPAVIAEADATTVVDPGWQAALADTGHLLLTRVRPRPDRTAVGTRVDPVMLEVFNNLFMSIAEQMGVRLENTAHSVNIKERLDFSCALFDADGNLIANAPHIPVHLGSMGESIKEVLRRNGGSMRPGDVYAINDPYHGGTHLPDVTVVTPVFGLDSGWPGGEGPQLRFLVASRGHHAEIGGITPGSMPAFSRTVHEEGVLFDNWLLVRDGKLREAETRELLTTAAYPSRDPDTNLADLRAQIAANEKGIVELARMVEQFGSESVAAYMGHVQDNAEESVRRIIAGLHDGAYRYETDNGAVIEVALTVDRAARSAVVDFTGTSPQQPGNFNAPKSVVMAAVLYVFRTLVADDIPLNSGCLKPLEVRIPEGSMLAPVHPAATVAGNVETSQAVTGALYAALGIQAEGSGTMNNLTFGNERVQYYETVASGSGAGDGFDGADAVQTHMTNSRLTDPEVLEWRYPVLLESFRVRDGSGGAGRWHGGCGVERRIRFLEPVTVALLSGHRRVRPYGMAGGEPGAPGEQHIERSDGRTVTPLRGCDTADLERGDVLVLRTPGGGGYGPPEPDRTDRAERTAEQP; encoded by the coding sequence ATGACCGGACGCTGGGAGTTCTGGATCGACCGTGGCGGTACGTTCACCGATGTCGTGGGCCGGGATCCCGATGGGCACCTGGTCACCCGCAAGCTGCTCTCCCACGACCCGGAGCGCTACCGCGACGCCGCCGTGGCGGGAATCCGGGGGCTGCTGGGCCTCGGCCCCACCGACCCGGTCCCCGCCGACCGGGTCGGCGCGGTGAAGATCGGTACGACGGTCGCCACCAACGCCCTGCTGGAGCGGCGCGGCGAGCCGACCGTGCTGGTCATCACGGAAGGCTTCCGGGACGCCCTGCGCATCGCGTACCAGAACCGGCCGAGGCTGTTCGACCGCCGCATCCTGCTGCCCGAGGCCGTGTACGAGCGGGTGATCGAGGTGCCCGAACGGATCGACGCCCACGGCCGGATCGTCACGCCGCTGGACCTGGAAGCGGTGGCCGGGCGGCTGCGCGCCGCCCGGGCCGACGGACTGCGCAGCGCGGCCGTCGTCCTGATGCACGGCTACCGCCACCCCGGACACGAGATCGCCGTGGCCGCCGCCGCCCGCGAGGCGGGCTTCACCCAGGTCAGCTGCTCGCACGAGGTCAGTCCGCTGATCAAGCTCGTGCCACGTGGCGACACCACCGTCGTCGACGCCTACCTCTCACCGATCCTGCGCCGGTACGTCGACGAGGTCGCACGCGAACTCGACGGCATCCGGCTGATGTTCATGCAGTCCAACGGCGGGCTGCGCGAGGCCGCCCACTTCCGGGGCAAGGACGCGGTGCTCTCCGGCCCCGCCGGTGGCGTGGTCGGCATGGCCCGTACGTCCGGACAGGCCGGATACCGCCGGGTCATCGGCTTCGACATGGGCGGCACCTCCACCGATGTCTCGCACTACGCGGGCGAGTTCGAGCGCGAGCTCGGCACACAGGTGGCCGGTGTGCGGATGCGCGCCCCCATGATGAACATCCACACCGTCGCGGCCGGCGGCGGCTCCGTCCTGCACTTCGACGGCCACCGCTACCGCGTCGGACCCGACTCGGCCGGTGCGGTCCCCGGCCCGGCCTGCTACCGCCGCGGCGGACCGCTGACCGTCACCGACGCCAATGTGATGCTCGGCCGCGTCCAGCCCGCGCACTTCCCGGCCGTCTTCGGACCGGACGGCGACCTTCCGCTCGACGCGGACCTCGTCCGCGCACGCTTCGACGCACTCGCCGAGGACGTGGCGCGCGCCACCGGAACGCGACGCACGGCAGCCGAGGTCGCCGCCGGATTCCTGGAGATCGCCGTGCTCAACATGGCGAACGCGGTCAAGAAGATCTCCGTGCAGCGCGGACACGACATCACCCGCTACGCCCTGACCGGCTTCGGCGGCGCCGGGGGCCAGCACGTCTGTGCCGTCGCCGACGCCCTGGGCATCGACACGGTCCTCGTACCGCCCCTGGCCGGCGTGCTGTCCGCGTACGGCATCGGTCTCGCCGACGCCACCGCGATGCGCGAACAGTCCGTGGAGGCCGAACTGAACGAGGCGACCCGCGCCGAGGTGGGCGGGCTCTGCGAGGAACTCGCCGCCCGTACCCGCGCCGAACTGCGCGCCGACGCCATCCCCGACAGCGCGATCAGCACGCACGCCCGTGTGCTCCTGCGCTACGCCGGTACGGATGCGAGCCTGCCCGTCGACCTGGACACCGCACCCGCCATGGCCGAGGCATTCACCGCCCGGCACCGCGCACGCTACGCGTTCACCATGGACAAACCCCTGGTCGTCGAGGCGGTCTCGGTCGAGGCGACGGGCACGGCGGGACAGCACGAACCACGCCCGGTCGGCCGGACGCCCCGCGCGAGCGCGAAACCTCGACCGTGCGACACCGTGACGATGTTCGCCGACGGCCGATGGCAGGACACCCCGCTCCACCGCCGTGAGGAACTGCACCCCGCGGACATCGTGACCGGCCCCGCCGTGATCGCCGAGGCGGATGCCACCACCGTCGTCGACCCGGGCTGGCAGGCCGCTCTCGCCGACACCGGTCATCTGCTGCTCACCAGGGTCCGGCCGCGCCCGGACCGCACGGCCGTCGGCACCCGGGTCGACCCGGTCATGCTGGAGGTCTTCAACAACCTCTTCATGTCGATCGCCGAACAGATGGGCGTGCGCCTGGAGAACACGGCCCACTCCGTCAACATCAAGGAGCGGCTCGACTTCTCCTGCGCGCTCTTCGACGCGGACGGCAATCTGATCGCCAACGCCCCGCACATTCCCGTGCACCTCGGCTCGATGGGGGAGTCCATCAAGGAGGTGCTGCGGCGCAACGGCGGCTCGATGCGGCCCGGCGACGTATACGCCATCAACGATCCCTACCACGGAGGCACGCACCTGCCCGATGTGACCGTGGTGACGCCCGTGTTCGGCCTCGACTCCGGCTGGCCCGGTGGCGAGGGGCCGCAGCTGCGCTTCCTCGTGGCCTCACGTGGACACCACGCCGAGATCGGCGGCATCACCCCCGGCTCCATGCCCGCCTTCAGCCGCACCGTCCACGAGGAGGGAGTGCTGTTCGACAACTGGCTGCTGGTACGGGACGGCAAGCTCCGCGAGGCCGAGACGCGCGAACTGCTCACCACCGCCGCGTACCCCTCTCGCGACCCGGACACCAACCTCGCGGATCTGCGTGCCCAGATCGCCGCCAACGAGAAAGGTATTGTCGAACTCGCCCGCATGGTCGAGCAGTTCGGGTCCGAGTCCGTGGCCGCGTACATGGGGCACGTGCAGGACAACGCCGAGGAGTCCGTCCGCCGGATCATCGCCGGACTGCACGACGGCGCCTACCGCTACGAGACCGACAACGGCGCGGTCATCGAGGTCGCCCTCACCGTGGACAGGGCCGCCCGCAGCGCGGTCGTCGACTTCACCGGAACCTCACCGCAGCAGCCGGGCAATTTCAACGCACCGAAGTCAGTGGTCATGGCGGCGGTGCTGTACGTCTTCCGGACCCTGGTCGCCGACGACATCCCCCTCAACAGCGGCTGTCTCAAACCCCTGGAGGTCAGGATCCCGGAAGGCTCCATGCTGGCCCCCGTCCACCCGGCGGCCACCGTCGCGGGAAACGTGGAGACGTCCCAGGCCGTCACCGGAGCCCTGTACGCGGCGCTCGGCATCCAGGCCGAGGGCTCGGGCACCATGAACAACCTCACCTTCGGCAACGAGCGCGTCCAGTACTACGAGACCGTGGCGAGCGGCTCGGGCGCGGGCGACGGCTTCGACGGCGCCGACGCCGTACAGACCCATATGACCAACTCCCGCCTCACCGACCCCGAGGTCCTCGAATGGCGCTACCCCGTGCTGCTGGAGAGTTTCCGGGTACGGGACGGCAGCGGGGGCGCGGGGCGCTGGCACGGCGGCTGCGGCGTGGAGCGGCGGATCCGCTTCCTGGAACCCGTCACCGTGGCGCTGCTCTCCGGCCATCGCCGGGTCCGGCCGTACGGCATGGCGGGCGGTGAACCCGGTGCGCCGGGCGAGCAGCACATCGAACGCTCGGACGGCAGGACGGTCACACCGCTGCGCGGCTGCGACACGGCCGATCTGGAGCGCGGAGACGTCCTGGTGCTGCGCACACCGGGCGGCGGGGGCTACGGACCCCCGGAACCGGACCGCACCGACCGGGCGGAACGCACCGCAGAACAGCCGTGA